A stretch of the Medicago truncatula cultivar Jemalong A17 chromosome 5, MtrunA17r5.0-ANR, whole genome shotgun sequence genome encodes the following:
- the LOC11436660 gene encoding F-box protein FBW2 yields the protein MAVSSDIRAWDELIPDTLGLIFTKLSLCERFTVIPRVCKSWASAVNGPYCWQEIDITDWCSYSEPPQVERMVQMLITRSSGSLRKLSVSGIQTERVFTFIADNAGSLQNLRLQRCNINTFAVEQMTGKLSKISILDLSYCLKICSSDIETIGKNLKHLEVFCRNMHPVETSGKPSEDAEALAIASTMPKLKRLEMAYNLVTSEGVYKILSSCPKLEILDLRGCWGVKLDTVSVQQKFPKLAVLGPQVIGYYEMLEDCSDISDSSDSEYDDSDMDEYDYDDDSDDGIWYHLGGIEELEFRAYAGGVEDAAMYWPPSP from the exons ATGGCAGTATCATCTGATATTCGTGCTTGGGACGAGTTGATCCCTGATACCTTGGGGCTGATTTTCACGAAACTTTCGCTCTGTGAAAGATTCACCGTGATCCCAAGGGTCTGCAAATCATGGGCCAGTGCTGTAAATGGTCCTTACTGTTGGCAAGAGATAGACATAACTGACTGGTGCAGCTACTCTGAGCCTCCACAAGTTGAGCGGATGGTTCAGATGCTGATTACTAGAAGTTCTGGATCGCTCCGGAAACTCAGCGTTTCTGGTATCCAGACTGAGAGGGTTTTCACATTCATTGCTGATAA TGCGGGCTCGCTACAAAACTTACGCCTTCAAAGATGCAACATCAACACTTTTGCTGTTGAACAAATGACCGGAAAGCTTTCTAAGATTTCAATCTTAGATTTGAGCTACTGTCTCAAAATCTGTAGCAGTGATATAGAGACCATTGGGAAGAACTTGAAACATCTGGAAGTTTTCTGCCGGAATATGCATCCGGTAGAAACTTCGGGAAAACCATCAGAAGATGCAGAAGCACTCGCGATTGCCTCTACAATGCCAAAGCTCAAGCGTCTCGAAATGGCTTACAATCTCGTCACCAGTGAAGGTGTTTATAAAATCCTCTCGTCATGTCCTAAGCTAGAAATTTTGGATTTGAGGGGCTGTTGGGGTGTCAAACTTGACACCGTGTCTGTGCAGCAAAAGTTTCCGAAACTTGCGGTTTTGGGGCCTCAAGTTATTGGATATTACGAGATGTTGGAAGATTGCTCGGATATCTCGGATTCTTCTGACTCCGAATATGATGACAGCGACATGGACGAGTATGACTATGATGATGACAGCGATGATGGCATTTGGTATCATCTAGGAGGGATTGAAGAGCTAGAGTTCAGGGCTTATGCAGGAGGTGTCGAAGATGCTGCAATGTATTGGCCTCCATCCCCATGA